The Scophthalmus maximus strain ysfricsl-2021 chromosome 14, ASM2237912v1, whole genome shotgun sequence region aaacaCCCCCTCTAGTGGTGGAACACAGAAGCACAGGCGGAAACGCTCAGTTTCACATTTGCTGTTTGCAGTTTatttacaaatattaaaaactacAAACTGTCAATCATCTCCCGGCCCCTAAACGCAGAACAAGAACaacttcacctccttctcctccgcgTCGCTCTGCCGACTCATGCTCAAGTccaaaaggtttatttttttttttacatatttaaaatacatttaaaaaccaTTATCATTAGACTACCAACAGCACAATGCGGACCGTTGCcgttaaatgaaaaaacatattgcACAGCCTGACGACTTCAttcatattctttttcttttttttcttcttcatcttaaATAGTGCAAAAAgggatttttatatttacaggaATGTTCTAGAGCCTCAAAATGTACTTTGTACAGTGAACTGCCGACATGATGaacaaaaacccaacatgtGGAGGAAATGAATCCAACTTTGTccgtaaaaataaaataataataataataattacaaggcaggaaaaaaaacaacgacaaataaaacaacaacaacaagaggaaTAAACAGGATTGCCACAGACAACAAAATTAATCTTTCTCCTCTGCGGGAGAACGGGGCAGCGTCCACCTGAAAGCCCCGGGGGTGagtttcaaaaagaagaagtcaaaagaaaaacttacaaaaaataagaaaaagaaataaaatgtgttaggAACTGAAATAAGAGTCTGGTTTTTGAGCTCCACGGgtttatttcctctctctcgttTCCAGAGTCAGCTACGAGTTACAAGACTTTCTATCCAgtccgcagtgtgtgtgtgtgtgtgtgtgtgtgtgtgtgtgtgtgtgtgtgttgtagttcGTGTAGTTGCCACAGAGCCGTCAACGTGACAATGGCTCAGAAATTCAAACTGTCACCGAAGCAGCTTGACGGACAGTAAAGAGACCAGTTCTGTACCTTTTACCTCcgaggagaaacaaaaagaagaagtctcCGGTCCATGAGTTCGTTtcaaagggaggaggggaagggaaggtggggggtgaggggaggaggcggcgaGCAGTTAGTAAACGGGGGGGACGGGTGCAGAGTCCAAAAAAAATGCGGAGACAGCGCTCTGTCACCTGAAAATCTCTGGGAGCCAGAAGTGCCGGGTGGTGCGGAGACGGGGACTTACTTGATGTTGTTGGCGTCGGCCACCGCCGCCGGGAAGGACGACGTGGACGAGGAGTCTTTGATGGCCTTGGCGGCGGGGCGCAGGACACGTCCCGGGACCCAGCCCTCGGCGGCCGGCGACAGGCTGTTGGCCGGCCGGTACACGAGGTACATGTTCTGCTGGTTGGTGGCCAGGATCTGCACCGTCTCGCCCTGGCTCACGCAGATCTCGTTCTCCTTGAGCGCCGAGTAGTCCTGGGTGACCGACATGGTGGAGGAGACGCCGTTGCAGCCGCCGTCGCcgtcctgaggaggaggaggggggaggatgaaGGACAGAGGGGTGGAGATGGAAggggagtggaggagaagaggaggaggacaactgAGGTTAGGTGTGTTGGATAACGGTCCTGCCAGTGGGGATGCCGTTACAGCTGATCCCgacctgaggaggagcagggggaggtgagggggagggggaggtgaggagcaaggagcagggggagggggagatgaggagcgatgaggagcgaggagcagggggagggggagatgaggagcgatgaggagcagggggagggggagatgaggagcgttgaggagcgaggagcggggggagggggaggtgaggagcgaggagtggggcgaggtgaggagcagggggaggtgaggagcgaggagcagggggagggggaggtgaggagcgaggagaagggggagggggaggtgaggagcgaggagcagggggagggggaggtgaggagcgaggagcagggggagggggaggtgaggagcgaggagcagggggagggggaggtgaggagcgatgaggagcgaggagcagggggagggggagatgaggagcgaggagcagggggagggggagatgagcgatgaggagcgaggagcagggggagggggagatgaggagcgatgaggagcgaggagcagggggagggggagatgaggagcgatgaggagcgaggagcggggggagggggaggtgaggagcgaggagtggggcgaggtgaggagcagggggaggtgaggagcgaggagcaggggagggggaggtgaggagcgaggagcagggggagggggaggtgaggagcagggggagggggagatgaggagcgatgaggagcgaggagcggggggagggggaggtgaggagcgaggagtggggcgaggtgaggagcagggggaggtgaggagcgaggagcagggggagggggaggtgaggagcgaggagcagggggagggggaggtgaggagcagggggagggggagatgaggagcgatgaggagcgaggagcggggggagggggaggtgaggagcgaggagtggggcgaggtgaggagcagggggaggtgaggagcgaggagcagggggagggggaggtgaggagcgaggagcagggggagggggaggtgaggagcagggggagggggagatgaggagcgatgaggagcgaggagcggggggagggggaggtgaggagcgaggagtggggcgaggtgaggagcagggggaggtgaggagcgaggagcagggggagggggaggtgaggagcgaggagtggggcgaggtgaggagcagggggagggggaggtgaggagcgaggagtggggcgaggtgaggagcagggggaggtgaggagcgaggagcagggggagggggaggtgaggagcgaggagtggggcgaggtgaggagcagggggaggtgaggagcgaggagcagggggagggggaggtgaggagcgaggagcagggggagggggaggtgaggagcgaggagcagggggagggggaggtgaggagcgaggagcggggggagggggaggtgaggagcaaggagcagggggagggggaggtgaggagcaaggagcggggggagggggaggtgaggagcaaggagcagggggaggtgagtagcagggggaggtgaggagcagggggaggtgaggagcgaggagcagggggaggtgaggagcgaggagcggggggagggggaggtgaggagcaaggagcagggggagggggaggtgaggagcaagGAGCAGGGCGAGGTGAgtagcagggggaggtgaggagcagggggaggtgaggagcgaggagcagggggaggtgaggagcgaggagcggggggagggggaggtgaggagcaaggagcagggggagggggaggtgaggagcaagGAGCAGGGCGAGGTGAgtagcagggggaggtgaggagcagggggaggtgaggagcgaggagcagggcGAGGTGAgtagcagggggaggtgaggagcgaggagcagggggaggtgaggagcgaggagcagggggagggggaggtgaggagcgaggagcagggcgaggtgaggagcagggggaggggtcgtagcagggggaggtgaggagcagggggaggtgaggagcagggggaggtgaggagcgaggaggagggggaggtgaggagcgaggaggagaggagcgaggaggagggggaggtgaggagcagggggaggtgaggagcagggggaggtgaggagcgaggaggagggggaggtgaggagcagggggaggtgaggagcagggggaggtgaggagcaaggagcagggggaggtgagtagcagggggaggtgaggagcagggggaggtgaggagcgaggagcagggggaggtgaggagcgaggagcggggggagggggaggtgaggagcaaggagcagggggagggggaggtgaggagcaagGAGCAGGGCGAGGTGAgtagcagggggaggtgaggagcagggggaggtgaggagcgaggagcagggggaggtgaggagcgaggagcggggggagggggaggtgaggagcaaggagcagggggagggggaggtgaggagcaagGAGCAGGGCGAGGTGAgtagcagggggaggtgaggagcagggggaggtgaggagcgaggagcagggcGAGGTGAgtagcagggggaggtgaggagcgaggagcagggggaggtgaggagcgaggagcagggggagggggaggtgaggagcgaggagcagggcgaggtgaggagcagggggaggggtcgtagcagggggaggtgaggagcagggggaggtgaggagcagggggaggtgaggagcgaggaggagggggaggtgaggagcgaggaggagaggagcgaggaggagggggaggtgaggagcagggggaggtgaggagcagggggaggtgaggagcgaggaggagggggaggtgaggagcagggggaggtgaggagcagggggaggtgaggagcgaggagcagggggaggtgcaTGTGCGTGGAGGCCGTTTACAGAAAACTCACCCGGGGGTCAAAACACGACGAGCCGCCGTTGGACGTGGACACTTTCATCTGGCTCCTCCCCCACTCCGACGACTCCTTGTCGCCGAGGCCGACGGCAGAGGACGGCCGGCTGTGGGAGGAGGCGGCGGGCCGGTTCCCGGAGGACGAGCGGTTCCTGGTGAGCGACGccgagctgccgccgccgccgccgccgcctcctcctcctcctcctcctcctcctcctcctcctcctcctcctcctgcgacGCAGCTCTTCTCCTTCTGGTACTCGATGGGAGACTGGAGAGCTGCAGATGGGAAATACACgcgtctcttttcttctctgatgTCATGTCAAATTATGCTTGGAAATCTGTTAGCTAATCCAAGCGACGTTTCCTCACCAGACAGGAAGTTGCTCTGCGCGTCCAGCACTACCTGGATGTGCTGGATCCAGACCTGCTTGATGTCGACGTTGGCCGCCTGCAGCGTGAACCGCTCCGACGAGCCGCGGCAGGACAGGACGAACTTGCACGGATCGTTGTCCACGCTCTCCTCCAGACCCAGGTAGGAAATCTAAAGGGGGGCGGAGACAGCAAAATGGCCGTTGTGGCAGGCGCGCAAaggtttttttgctttcagaaCTTCCGCCGAACCCCAAGCCGCACGGCGTGCCGACCTTGATGCTCTTCTTGAACTGGTACCGGGGCGTGGACGAGCCCTTGCGGAGCAGCTCGCTGAAGATGACGATCTGCTCGAAGAGGAAGACCCGCCGCTCCTTGGAGCGCGACAGCACGCCGGCGTCCTGCTCCGTCACGAAGAAggtctcctgctgcagcagcttgcCCTGACTGGTCAGCTTGCCCTGCAGGGATGGGAGAAAAGCCACGTGGATTTAGAGCCGGCCACGACGGGTCTGCACTCGCGTCATTCAATCGACCGGCGGGTCGACGAACCTCGTAGCCCTGCAGACGACCCAGATTCATCATGTCGTTGCACAGCTTGGGGACCTGAGACATCAGACCTACGGCTTTctgagagacggagacggagacggagagatcTTAGTAGAAGATTAAAAAGAACTGCCACTGTAAAATCAGGACAAGCATGAGTTGTGCTTTTACCTCGATTTGTTCACAGTCCAGTCCCGCCTTGGAGCTGAACTTCAGGAAGTCCTGCGGAGACACACGGCCAGAAAAACTGATTAAGAAGACAAAGGAGCATTTGCTGTATTTAACACAGTTCAGATAGATTTATAACATCGTTCCTGTGGAGTCTAAAAATAACCAACAGGAAAAATTAAGATTTCACTTTGAATTTCAGTCATTTCCGTCAAAATAGTTCATCTTCATTTTAGTACATTTGGTAAAACTGAACCGTATATAATTTTATCTGTTGCATGGTTTTAACAGTCATAACAGACTTTTAAATGCAAGTTAAACAAGActgaatgttttcatatttttcctgtAGTGATCATTTTTGCACATAAAGTTGAAAGGAGATTATTTACACTGCAAATTGTTCTGTGCcagatttggaaatatgagatTAATTATCTTGTTCTTAAAAAATTATTTACTTGTTTGTGTCAATGAATTCATGTAATATTCTGGATTAAATCATGAACTGATTATTTCCCTTGTATTTAAgtcattttctccacaaattcagtattttatttcttctaatttaacttttccttttctttttcacagtgTAATTGTTTGAACCCTTTGTGAAAATGCGTCTCTGTGCCTGAtaccttcagcagcagctggtacTTGGTGATTCTCTGGATGGGTTTGATGAGGAAGTCGCTGATGGACAGTCTGGACTGGACGTCCTGCTGGATTCCCTGCgacacaaacaccaacaacacatcacaacaTTTGACGACTATGGAAACGTTAGACAACGTGAAAACCAGaactaaccggatcaaatgtaaaACAGTGTAACAAAACCCCGATACGGTTTCGCACCTTGATCCGGACTTTTGATTGACACATCGTCTTAATGTCGACGAAAGCAAAGTCATACGAAGAGTCAAAACATCACTTACGTCAAAATACGTGTCGTATTCTGCTACGATGAACTCGGACTTTGGCTTATTCTGACAGTAAACCACGTACATGTGGAGTCTCCtctcctgcaacacacacacacacacacacacacacacacacacacacacacacacacacacacacacacacacacacacacacacacacacacacacacacacacacacacacacacacacacacacacacacacacacaccagttgatTATCAGACTGCAGATCATGTTGACAGTAGTGTTTTAATACCAAATGTCAACTATACTTTGCACTCACGTGTTTGATGAAGAGCTCGGCCAGGTGCTCGTTGTCCTCCAGACACTTCTCCAGCTCACCTACGAAGAAACTGACAGAAAGAGACGGGAGACGGACGTTACTGTACCGAGTGAGAACAGGCGGCGCCGGGCGGCGTGCGGCGGGTGACGCTCACTCTCTGTGCCAGTCGCAGATCTGGTGGATGTTCCCGAAGACGATCTTGTCTTTTCCTTTCATGTCGTCGGGGACGCCCTTCTCCTCGATTCTCTTCATGAAGCTCTGCGAGGGGGCGACACGGAACACTTGAGGACCATTTCATATATTAGATGAGATACATGAAAGTGTCCAGGTGGAATTCCGCCCTCCTCCAttacagcagagagagacaaatggcGGTAAAGACAGACGAGCGGGCGCCCCACCTCCACCACGATGCCCAGATCCTTGACGTAGTCCTTCTCCGTCTGAATCAGCTCGTTCAGGACAAACCTGCGCAGAAGCCAAACACAAGTCAGATCACCGTCGCGATGCTCTGCGGCGGGGCGGTGCGGTAGAAGTGCATGTCCTTGaagtggcggcggcggcgataTTTCTACTGTTGCACTCACATGCGGCCCCTCATGGCTTTGGCCCTCTGCTCCAGCTCGGGGTTCCGCGGCTGCACGGGAGTGGTTTGTTCGGGCGGAGTGAGCGCGGAGAACCCCGGGTACGCTCCGGGTTCCAGGGTCTGAGGAGAACAGGGGGCGGACGTGAAGGAGTCGCGTCGTACACTGTTGAACACTGTACACGGTCCGAGTGATGAGGTCGTCTCCTGACCGCAGGACGTCGGCGTTTACAGTCAGCGACGGAGTTACTGTTCACAAACTTTGAACTGATCTGCAGACGCGGGACGACGTTCCAGGGAGTGTTTCCACTTCATGGAATCATTTCATCCAGCGGATCCCAGAGCTCTACTCAAATACTTCAGACATGTCGTTGTCGAGGAAACGGATGGAAGTGAAGTTACAACACGTCCTCAACATGCGAGGGACATATTGACAGAATATATGTTTTCAAGAGTGATACAAAtcttttggaatttttttaagAGGTAAAAATCTTTTGGCTTGTTTCTGTGCCAAACATTTTTAAGTTTCACTGGTACACAAAATGTACAAACCTCTCACATTACAAGTATGAACACTCAACACGTTTATGAACGAAGCAACACTCAGGCAAACTACTGAAAATTAGAACATCGCagacaaacaccacacaaacaacatcaacGCACTTTATGATCACTAGCTATATTAATTTGCTGGAATGAGCACAAACGGTGAACGCAGCAGGTGAGCAGCGTCGGGCTCTTCTACCCACAATGCCTCACTCTGCGCCCCGAACGCGCACTCACCATCTTGGTTTTAACCAGTTTTTCTATGGCGCTAACCAGCTCTGCGGCGCTGGGCACCTCGGACGACGACTGCAGAGACGTTAGCAAGGACGAcgactgagaggaggaggaggaggacggaaagagagagagagagagagagagagagagagagagagagagagagagagcgtgttaGAAGAATcggaaagggagaaaagaagagagaagattCTAGTTAGCGGAGGATTAGAGCAGCAGATTGAGGAACGTGCACCTCAACAATAAGATAACTGTCAATCAACTCCGACATGCTGACACGGATTAATGCCACCAAGCCAAAAacagaataatgaataataaacatATGATTCACGCTAATTGAATGACAAGAGCATAAAAACAAGTACAAACCCAATAAGATGGGATCTCTTACATGCATCGAATGAAAACAGGTCTAAAAGATACTGAGATTCAAATAAAACCAGAACTGTTACAATTATCAaatcagacaaagaaaaaacaataagcaGTTTACTGCGACATAGTAAAAATTGAAGTTGAATCAGTTTGAAgcagagtgaagaagaagaaggtttgACGGACGTGAACGAAAAGTGAGTTGAACAGGtcagatgaaaataataaaatgtattaccacacacacacacacacacacacacacacacacacacacacacacacacacacacacacacacacacacacacacacacacacacacacacacacacacacacacacacacacacacacacaccttgtcgTCCTGAGCCGACGGGTCCTTGATGATCTCCATGGGCGGGGGCAGGGGCGTGTGCGCCTCctcgtcctgctcctcctcgccgccgctCTGCATCCCGGACGGCGTCTTCGAGAGGAGGTTCCCGTCCTTACTGAGGACTCTCTGCAATAATACAAGAcatgaacaaataaaatcacGCATCACTTTACGGATCTATTGATTCTCATATGTCATGGCGGAGCCTTCGTTTTCTGATTTGCCAGAATCACTTGGCCGTCGT contains the following coding sequences:
- the kalrna gene encoding kalirin isoform X3, with product MKRGRRCCGWILARCCCCCYNGSENYPVGGSDGKTESVANLQPQPSLSSLQSSSSPGPKRSGNTLRKWLTSPVRRLSHGSSVKKLPSNKQKKTGPGSGREENRKSVDLGQPDLGLQDDNIDERVLSKDGNLLSKTPSGMQSGGEEEQDEEAHTPLPPPMEIIKDPSAQDDKTLEPGAYPGFSALTPPEQTTPVQPRNPELEQRAKAMRGRMFVLNELIQTEKDYVKDLGIVVESFMKRIEEKGVPDDMKGKDKIVFGNIHQICDWHRDFFVGELEKCLEDNEHLAELFIKHERRLHMYVVYCQNKPKSEFIVAEYDTYFDGIQQDVQSRLSISDFLIKPIQRITKYQLLLKDFLKFSSKAGLDCEQIEKAVGLMSQVPKLCNDMMNLGRLQGYEGKLTSQGKLLQQETFFVTEQDAGVLSRSKERRVFLFEQIVIFSELLRKGSSTPRYQFKKSIKISYLGLEESVDNDPCKFVLSCRGSSERFTLQAANVDIKQVWIQHIQVVLDAQSNFLSALQSPIEYQKEKSCVAGGGGGGGGGGGGGGGGGGGGGGSSASLTRNRSSSGNRPAASSHSRPSSAVGLGDKESSEWGRSQMKVSTSNGGSSCFDPRDGDGGCNGVSSTMSVTQDYSALKENEICVSQGETVQILATNQQNMYLVYRPANSLSPAAEGWVPGRVLRPAAKAIKDSSSTSSFPAAVADANNIK